In Fusobacterium perfoetens, a single genomic region encodes these proteins:
- the yqeB gene encoding selenium-dependent molybdenum cofactor biosynthesis protein YqeB, which produces MKVVIRGGGDLATGVAEVLYQSGFKILILDIEKPSSIRRSVCFSEAIYDGVVKVENIICKKVENENEIEKCWSEKIIPIMVDEKGEIIKKIKPDVVVDSIIAKKNLGTTKEMAPITVALGDGFEAGKDVDIVIETMRGHNLGRIITSGRAMKNTGIPGEIKGVSKDRVIYSKANGRFSSVKKIGDTVQKDEIIGYVGDVEIRGKISGVLRGIIREGYEVTENMKIGDIDPRTEEKNNCFTISDKARSLGGAVLRAIMFRLKEEREKKNGNTYIENSL; this is translated from the coding sequence ATGAAAGTTGTTATTAGAGGTGGTGGAGATTTAGCAACAGGAGTTGCAGAAGTTCTTTATCAATCTGGATTTAAAATACTAATATTAGATATAGAAAAACCTAGTTCAATAAGAAGAAGTGTATGTTTTTCTGAGGCGATTTATGATGGAGTTGTCAAAGTTGAAAATATAATTTGTAAAAAAGTGGAAAATGAAAATGAGATAGAAAAATGTTGGAGCGAAAAAATTATTCCAATAATGGTTGATGAGAAAGGGGAGATTATAAAAAAAATCAAACCAGATGTTGTAGTTGATAGTATAATAGCCAAAAAAAATCTTGGAACAACAAAAGAGATGGCACCTATAACTGTTGCTCTTGGAGATGGTTTCGAGGCAGGAAAAGATGTGGATATAGTTATTGAAACAATGAGAGGTCATAATCTTGGAAGAATTATAACAAGTGGCAGAGCTATGAAAAATACAGGAATCCCTGGAGAAATAAAAGGGGTTTCAAAAGATAGAGTTATTTATTCTAAAGCTAACGGAAGATTTTCTTCAGTAAAAAAAATAGGGGATACAGTCCAAAAAGATGAGATTATTGGATATGTCGGAGATGTAGAAATAAGAGGAAAAATTTCTGGAGTTTTAAGAGGAATAATAAGAGAGGGTTATGAAGTTACAGAAAATATGAAGATTGGAGATATTGACCCAAGAACTGAAGAAAAAAATAATTGTTTTACAATATCAGATAAAGCTCGTTCACTGGGAGGAGCAGTTCTTAGAGCTATAATGTTTAGACTAAAAGAGGAGAGAGAAAAGAAAAATGGAAACACTTATATTGAAAACTCTTTATGA
- a CDS encoding MipA/OmpV family protein: MKKTLMLLGLGAILAQASFASSIGVGYGVADPVFKNDEKGYFLPFVDYEYNGFFVEGGSASGLSFGYKLFEADNYKFTVYGVPFGGYKVEAGDMDPGYKGIDDRDTQFMGGAELSYTFLPYEITSEIAIEYGKEGGTASFTLKKPYYVTSKLTLVPSVNYTFYNEDFSDYYFGVDQHEANRCSAIKYAYDGKAGSSYGVGVLGDYRFSNNMSFVGFAGVTKLSDDLSNSPIVDNDVISIFGGGVVYSF; this comes from the coding sequence ATGAAAAAAACTCTTATGCTTTTAGGACTTGGAGCTATTCTTGCTCAAGCATCTTTTGCTAGCAGTATCGGAGTTGGTTACGGAGTAGCTGACCCTGTTTTTAAAAACGATGAAAAAGGATATTTTTTACCATTTGTAGATTATGAATACAATGGATTTTTTGTAGAAGGTGGTTCAGCGTCTGGACTATCTTTCGGATATAAATTATTTGAGGCAGACAACTATAAATTCACTGTTTACGGAGTACCTTTCGGTGGATATAAAGTAGAAGCTGGAGATATGGATCCAGGTTATAAAGGAATCGACGACAGAGATACTCAATTTATGGGAGGAGCAGAACTTTCTTATACTTTCCTACCATATGAAATCACTTCTGAAATCGCTATTGAATATGGAAAAGAAGGTGGAACTGCTAGTTTCACATTAAAGAAACCTTATTATGTAACTTCAAAATTAACTCTTGTTCCTTCAGTAAACTATACTTTCTATAATGAAGACTTTTCTGATTACTACTTCGGTGTAGACCAACACGAAGCTAACAGATGTTCAGCTATAAAATACGCTTATGATGGAAAAGCTGGTTCAAGCTATGGTGTAGGAGTATTAGGAGATTACAGATTCTCTAACAATATGTCTTTCGTTGGATTTGCAGGAGTAACAAAATTATCTGATGACTTATCAAACTCTCCTATAGTTGATAACGATGTTATCTCTATATTTGGTGGAGGAGTTGTTTATTCATTCTAG
- a CDS encoding pyridoxal-phosphate-dependent aminotransferase family protein, translating into MYNPNYLMMTAGPTMVRKNVMEKRSEFFGNPDIDDDFFKFYDELREKTSKIFGCSKSNIVIMSGEGMVGLDSACASLCEKGDRVLIIENGLFGAGFADLVRPYGATPVTLSFDSKNKIDVKKVEEFLEKDSNFKFATVVHCDTPTGVLNDVESICKLLKSKGILTVVDTVAAIGGEHFNMESFGADIALGGSQKAFSAPPGLTILGVSDDAWRAIKNRKEPIPSFYCNLSYWDSCVENKLFPYTMPASDIMGFDQAIDNLLEEGIDEVVKRHHKVAKYCREKIQELGLKLYIEDGFASTVTSFYVPEGFTPNEFIKLLKEKHQILISGSYGDFAKYILRVGHMGESATIENIDKVIAGIKDILK; encoded by the coding sequence ATGTACAATCCAAATTACTTAATGATGACAGCAGGACCTACTATGGTTAGAAAAAATGTAATGGAAAAAAGATCTGAATTTTTTGGAAATCCAGATATAGATGATGATTTTTTTAAATTTTATGATGAGCTTAGGGAGAAAACTTCCAAGATTTTTGGTTGTTCAAAATCTAATATAGTTATTATGAGTGGAGAGGGAATGGTTGGACTTGACAGTGCCTGTGCCTCTTTATGTGAAAAAGGAGATAGAGTTCTTATAATAGAAAATGGACTTTTTGGAGCAGGATTTGCTGACCTTGTAAGACCTTATGGTGCTACTCCTGTAACTTTAAGTTTTGATAGTAAAAATAAAATTGATGTAAAAAAAGTAGAAGAATTTTTAGAAAAAGATAGCAACTTTAAATTTGCAACTGTAGTTCACTGTGATACTCCTACTGGAGTTTTAAATGATGTTGAAAGTATTTGTAAACTTTTAAAATCAAAAGGAATTTTAACAGTAGTTGACACTGTTGCTGCTATTGGTGGAGAACATTTTAATATGGAAAGTTTTGGAGCTGACATCGCTCTTGGTGGTTCTCAAAAAGCTTTCTCTGCTCCTCCTGGACTTACTATTTTAGGAGTAAGTGATGATGCTTGGAGAGCTATTAAAAATAGAAAAGAACCTATCCCATCTTTTTATTGCAATCTTTCTTACTGGGACAGTTGTGTAGAAAATAAACTTTTCCCATATACAATGCCAGCTAGTGATATAATGGGATTTGACCAAGCTATTGATAATTTATTAGAAGAGGGAATTGATGAAGTTGTAAAAAGACATCATAAAGTGGCTAAGTATTGTAGAGAAAAAATTCAAGAACTTGGATTAAAACTTTATATTGAAGATGGATTTGCCTCAACTGTTACATCTTTTTATGTACCAGAGGGATTTACACCAAATGAGTTTATAAAACTTTTAAAAGAAAAACATCAAATCCTTATTTCTGGTTCTTACGGAGATTTTGCAAAATATATCCTAAGAGTTGGACATATGGGAGAATCAGCTACAATAGAAAATATTGATAAAGTTATTGCTGGAATAAAAGATATATTAAAATAA
- a CDS encoding XdhC family protein — protein METLILKTLYDKIEKNQSVALVTLIESSGATPRKAGTIMGVTKDEIIGTVGGGLIEFKVIELARQCIEKNENKYFEFDLNGNGQNAIDMSCGGSVKGYIKTFKPNDRIVIVGAGHIGRNLMSILKDSPFEVVVFDDRDENIEGVTVGDIETLIKNLPENPDTYFVVVTKGHKSDFVALKNIFKKEFRYIGMVGSKNKVLETRKKLIEEGIEIPEERFFSPIGLDFSNGTPYEIAVEILAEILAVKNKKEVKHRKLIV, from the coding sequence ATGGAAACACTTATATTGAAAACTCTTTATGATAAAATAGAAAAAAATCAATCGGTGGCACTTGTAACTTTAATAGAATCAAGTGGAGCTACTCCGAGAAAAGCTGGAACTATTATGGGAGTTACAAAAGATGAAATAATCGGTACAGTTGGTGGAGGGTTAATCGAATTTAAAGTTATAGAACTAGCTAGACAATGTATTGAAAAAAATGAGAATAAATATTTTGAATTTGACTTAAATGGAAACGGACAAAATGCTATTGATATGAGTTGTGGTGGAAGTGTCAAAGGATATATAAAAACTTTTAAACCAAATGATAGGATAGTTATAGTAGGAGCTGGACATATTGGAAGAAATCTTATGAGTATATTAAAAGATTCTCCTTTTGAAGTTGTAGTTTTTGATGATAGAGATGAAAACATAGAGGGAGTTACAGTTGGAGATATTGAAACTTTAATAAAAAATCTTCCAGAGAATCCAGATACATATTTTGTAGTGGTAACCAAAGGGCATAAATCAGATTTTGTAGCATTAAAAAATATTTTTAAAAAAGAATTTAGATATATTGGAATGGTAGGAAGTAAAAACAAAGTCTTAGAAACAAGAAAAAAACTTATAGAAGAGGGAATAGAAATCCCAGAAGAAAGATTTTTCTCTCCGATAGGATTGGATTTTTCAAATGGTACACCATATGAGATAGCTGTGGAGATTTTAGCAGAGATACTTGCTGTAAAAAATAAAAAAGAAGTAAAACATAGAAAACTAATAGTTTAA
- the bioB gene encoding biotin synthase BioB: protein MNFEKYIEKEITKEEALELTKLKGSELVELFAVANKIREKFCGNKIETCTITNAKSGKCSEDCKFCAQSEKYNTHIHTYPLKDIKVLEDECKTAIEHKSDRFAIVTSGKGIKKGTQDYEVIKKFAENMSKDIEVCCSIGLLDEDELQTLKDAGVSRFHSNLQTSIKSYKDIVATTHNVLDRIDTIKSAQKVGMKVCCGGIIGMGETWEDRIDMAFTCKELGVDAIPLNILNPIKGTPYGEREVLDACEILKTIAIFRLILKDKNIKVVAGRESILKDFMGSAFLAGANGLMIGGYLTVNGRSVEDDFKFIENIKKLWEK from the coding sequence ATGAATTTTGAAAAATATATAGAAAAAGAGATTACAAAGGAAGAGGCTTTAGAACTTACTAAACTAAAAGGAAGTGAACTTGTAGAGCTTTTTGCTGTGGCTAATAAAATAAGAGAAAAATTTTGTGGAAATAAAATAGAAACTTGTACAATAACAAATGCAAAATCTGGTAAATGTTCTGAGGATTGCAAATTCTGTGCTCAGTCAGAAAAATACAATACTCATATTCATACTTACCCTTTAAAAGATATAAAAGTTTTAGAAGATGAATGTAAAACAGCTATCGAACATAAAAGTGATAGATTTGCTATTGTTACAAGTGGTAAAGGAATAAAAAAAGGTACACAAGACTATGAAGTTATAAAAAAATTTGCTGAAAATATGTCAAAAGATATTGAAGTTTGCTGTTCTATTGGACTTTTAGATGAAGACGAGCTACAAACTTTAAAAGATGCAGGAGTATCAAGATTTCACTCAAATCTTCAAACATCTATAAAATCATATAAAGATATCGTGGCTACAACTCACAATGTTTTAGATAGAATTGATACAATAAAATCTGCTCAAAAAGTTGGAATGAAAGTTTGTTGTGGTGGAATTATTGGAATGGGAGAAACTTGGGAAGATAGAATTGATATGGCATTTACTTGTAAAGAACTTGGGGTTGATGCTATTCCTCTAAATATTTTAAATCCTATAAAAGGAACTCCATATGGAGAGAGAGAAGTTTTAGATGCTTGCGAGATTTTAAAAACTATCGCTATTTTTAGACTTATTCTAAAAGATAAAAATATAAAAGTAGTAGCTGGTAGAGAAAGTATATTAAAAGATTTTATGGGAAGTGCATTTTTAGCTGGAGCTAATGGACTTATGATAGGTGGATATTTAACCGTCAATGGTAGAAGTGTGGAAGATGATTTTAAATTTATAGAAAATATAAAAAAACTTTGGGAAAAATAG
- a CDS encoding septal ring lytic transglycosylase RlpA family protein, with the protein MRKIIFFMFLISNIIFARTVSWYGRGFEGKVTSSGYIFDSNDLTCASNRYPFGTVLKVTNRDNGKSVKVVVTDTGSFSKKYGRDLDLSRGAFQKIASLKTGIISADIKVVNQKHIFKYKKGAPHFTNQDYRRFLR; encoded by the coding sequence GTGAGAAAAATTATATTTTTTATGTTTCTAATATCCAATATAATTTTTGCTAGAACTGTAAGTTGGTACGGAAGAGGTTTTGAAGGAAAAGTAACTTCTAGTGGATATATTTTTGATTCTAATGATTTGACTTGTGCATCAAATCGTTATCCATTCGGAACTGTTTTAAAAGTAACAAACAGAGATAATGGAAAATCTGTAAAAGTGGTAGTAACTGATACTGGTTCTTTCAGTAAAAAATATGGAAGAGATTTGGATTTAAGCAGAGGAGCTTTTCAAAAGATAGCATCTTTAAAAACAGGAATTATTAGTGCTGATATAAAAGTGGTTAACCAAAAACATATTTTTAAATATAAAAAAGGAGCTCCACATTTTACTAATCAAGATTATAGAAGATTTTTAAGATAA
- a CDS encoding HsdM family class I SAM-dependent methyltransferase, which produces MAKKEVNTDLWVYELLKEAKIKADYQGSSIKEIDEALKTASKKGTGNVGFPEYIAVVKDFLLVIEDKANLDKHIKRNKDNLIDETQSSIVNYAVNGALFYGKHLSKNTNYKKIIALGISGNEKIHKISPIFINEREDYEELEEVETLISFNEKNIEEYYIKEILKEETDTEKETAEILKDAAKLHEDIRNYGNIEDKNKPLIVSGILLALREIEYGFSLDNLTGDTITTDGQKIYTQIENNLRRAKVSPEVKRDKLLSQFTIIRDNTKINEIEKSLGKTPLKYFSEFLYNSIYKNIRYHSSSEDFLGRFYGEFMSYSGGDGQSLGIVLTPKHITELFCDLLDLQPEDKVLDPCCGTAGFLIAAMHNMVSKTKDEMQIKNIKKNQLFGIEEQSYMFTIATTNMILRGDGKSNIENKDFLREIPSKLQLKGCNIGMMNPPYSMGGKSKPELYEISFTKHLLESIVEDGKVAVIVPQSTFTGKTKDEKNIKEDILKHHTLEGVITLNKNTFYRVGTNPCVAVFTAHNPHPKDKIVKFINFEDDGFVVSKHIGLIETPSAKDKRKHLLDVWFNNVETPTKFCVKTTIEPDDEWLHSFYYFNDEIPTEEEFDKTIADYLTFEVNMITHGRGYLFGIDEEGENNKNE; this is translated from the coding sequence ATGGCGAAAAAAGAAGTAAATACAGATTTGTGGGTATATGAATTACTAAAGGAAGCTAAAATAAAAGCGGATTATCAAGGAAGTTCAATAAAAGAAATAGATGAGGCTTTAAAAACGGCAAGTAAAAAAGGGACTGGAAATGTAGGGTTTCCAGAATATATTGCTGTTGTAAAAGACTTTTTATTAGTAATAGAAGATAAAGCTAATTTAGATAAACATATAAAAAGAAATAAAGATAATTTGATAGATGAAACTCAAAGTAGTATAGTAAATTATGCAGTGAATGGTGCATTATTTTATGGAAAACATTTATCCAAAAATACAAATTATAAAAAAATAATAGCTCTTGGAATAAGTGGAAATGAAAAAATTCATAAAATCTCTCCTATTTTTATAAATGAAAGAGAAGATTATGAAGAATTGGAAGAAGTGGAAACTTTAATCTCTTTTAATGAAAAAAATATAGAAGAATATTATATAAAAGAAATTTTAAAAGAAGAAACTGATACAGAAAAAGAAACAGCTGAAATTTTAAAAGATGCAGCTAAATTACACGAAGATATTAGAAATTATGGAAATATAGAAGATAAAAATAAACCTCTTATTGTATCAGGTATTCTTTTAGCTTTAAGAGAAATAGAGTATGGTTTTTCCTTAGATAATCTTACTGGAGATACTATAACAACAGATGGGCAAAAAATATATACTCAAATAGAAAATAATTTAAGAAGAGCAAAAGTTAGTCCAGAGGTAAAAAGAGATAAATTATTAAGCCAATTTACAATTATTAGAGATAATACAAAAATAAATGAAATAGAAAAAAGTTTAGGGAAGACACCTTTAAAATATTTTTCTGAATTTTTATACAATAGTATATACAAGAATATAAGATACCATAGTTCAAGTGAAGATTTTTTGGGCAGATTTTATGGAGAATTTATGTCTTACTCTGGTGGAGATGGACAAAGTTTAGGAATTGTTTTAACACCAAAACATATAACAGAATTATTTTGTGATTTATTAGATTTACAACCTGAAGATAAAGTATTAGATCCTTGTTGTGGAACAGCAGGATTTTTAATAGCTGCAATGCATAATATGGTTTCTAAAACAAAAGATGAGATGCAGATAAAAAATATCAAAAAAAATCAATTATTTGGAATAGAAGAACAAAGCTATATGTTTACAATAGCAACTACAAATATGATACTTCGTGGTGATGGAAAATCAAATATTGAAAATAAAGATTTTCTAAGAGAAATTCCAAGCAAATTACAATTAAAAGGTTGTAATATAGGAATGATGAATCCACCATATTCTATGGGAGGTAAATCAAAGCCAGAATTATATGAAATAAGTTTTACTAAACATTTGTTAGAAAGTATTGTTGAAGATGGAAAAGTTGCTGTAATTGTCCCTCAATCAACTTTTACTGGAAAAACAAAAGATGAAAAAAATATAAAGGAAGATATATTAAAGCATCATACATTAGAAGGAGTAATTACTTTAAATAAAAATACTTTTTATAGAGTGGGAACAAATCCGTGTGTAGCTGTTTTTACAGCACATAATCCGCACCCTAAGGATAAAATAGTTAAATTTATAAATTTTGAAGATGATGGATTTGTTGTTTCAAAACATATTGGACTTATTGAAACTCCAAGTGCAAAAGATAAAAGAAAACATCTATTAGATGTATGGTTTAATAATGTAGAAACACCTACAAAATTTTGTGTAAAAACTACAATAGAACCTGATGATGAGTGGTTACATTCATTTTATTATTTTAATGATGAAATTCCAACAGAAGAAGAATTTGATAAAACTATTGCGGATTATTTAACTTTTGAAGTTAATATGATAACTCACGGAAGAGGTTATTTGTTTGGAATAGACGAAGAGGGGGAAAATAATAAAAATGAATAA
- a CDS encoding restriction endonuclease subunit S, with amino-acid sequence MKKISLTNLIWKEFEIGDLFEIKKVYGKPENTYKDGEIPYISTSGVNNGVISFRSNIEKKEISEGNCISVDPINVKCFYHIYDFIGRGYSGASVNLLYSKFLNKYNSKFIITAIEKANKEKASYGYLFNGNRLKKGKLLLPINEKGDPNWEYMEDYIKTIELEKSTNLIEYLKSK; translated from the coding sequence ATGAAAAAAATTAGTCTAACTAATTTAATATGGAAAGAATTTGAAATAGGGGACTTATTTGAAATAAAAAAAGTTTATGGAAAACCAGAAAATACTTATAAAGATGGAGAAATTCCATATATTTCTACATCAGGAGTAAATAATGGAGTTATTTCATTTAGAAGTAATATAGAGAAAAAAGAGATTAGCGAGGGAAATTGTATATCAGTAGATCCGATAAATGTGAAATGTTTTTATCATATTTATGATTTTATAGGAAGAGGTTATAGTGGAGCAAGTGTAAATTTATTATATTCAAAGTTTTTAAATAAGTATAACTCTAAATTTATAATAACTGCTATTGAGAAAGCAAATAAAGAAAAAGCTTCTTATGGGTATTTATTTAATGGCAATAGATTAAAAAAAGGAAAATTATTATTACCAATAAATGAAAAAGGAGATCCAAATTGGGAATATATGGAAGATTATATAAAAACTATTGAATTAGAAAAATCAACAAATTTAATTGAATACTTGAAGTCAAAATAA
- a CDS encoding virulence RhuM family protein, with product MNNDIIIYKSDDGKINVELYEKDGSIWLNQKQIAELFASSRSNVAEHILNIYNEGEVDKISTCRNFRQVQTEGNRTIEREMSYYNLEMILAVGFRIRGKRGTEFRIWANSTLKEYLKKGFVMDDERLKNPKDRWDYFDELLARIRDIRASEKRFYQKVKDLFTLSIDYDKNNVAIINFFANTQNKLLFAVTGKTAAELIVDRANSNEKNMGLTSFKGSVVRKEDIYIAKNYLTEDELDTLNRFVVVFLETAELKAKNRECITMNFWYKNVDKIIEFNDKEILSGTGTISHETMKKIVSDRYKEFDKKRKEYAKLIEDENDLAEIEKLEQKLKGEKNEKN from the coding sequence ATGAATAATGATATTATAATTTATAAAAGTGATGATGGGAAAATAAATGTTGAACTTTATGAAAAAGATGGTAGTATTTGGCTTAATCAAAAACAGATAGCAGAATTATTTGCAAGTTCTCGTTCAAATGTAGCGGAGCATATTTTAAATATCTATAATGAGGGAGAAGTAGATAAAATTTCAACTTGTCGGAATTTCCGACAAGTTCAAACAGAAGGTAATAGAACGATTGAGAGAGAAATGAGCTATTATAATTTAGAAATGATATTAGCTGTTGGATTTCGTATCCGTGGAAAAAGAGGGACTGAATTTAGAATATGGGCAAATTCTACACTAAAAGAATATTTGAAAAAAGGATTTGTAATGGACGATGAAAGGTTAAAAAATCCAAAGGATAGATGGGATTATTTTGATGAGTTGTTAGCTCGTATCCGTGATATTAGAGCCTCTGAGAAAAGGTTTTATCAAAAAGTAAAGGATTTATTTACTTTGAGTATAGATTATGATAAAAATAATGTTGCTATAATTAATTTTTTTGCTAATACTCAAAATAAATTACTTTTTGCAGTTACAGGAAAAACTGCAGCAGAACTAATAGTAGACCGTGCTAATAGCAATGAAAAAAATATGGGGCTTACTTCATTTAAAGGTAGTGTTGTAAGAAAAGAAGATATTTATATAGCAAAAAATTATTTAACAGAAGATGAGCTAGATACTCTTAATAGATTTGTAGTTGTATTTTTAGAAACAGCAGAATTAAAGGCAAAAAATCGTGAATGTATAACTATGAATTTTTGGTATAAAAATGTAGATAAAATAATAGAATTCAACGATAAAGAAATTTTAAGTGGAACAGGGACTATTTCACACGAAACTATGAAAAAAATAGTATCAGATAGATATAAGGAGTTTGACAAAAAAAGAAAAGAATATGCCAAATTAATAGAAGATGAAAATGATTTAGCAGAGATTGAAAAACTAGAACAAAAGTTGAAAGGTGAAAAAAATGAAAAAAATTAG